One genomic segment of Pseudomonadota bacterium includes these proteins:
- a CDS encoding S8 family serine peptidase, with protein MISKKSAIAALAAVAVLFSMGAVGATREQVIAAKNAAKSGDGARLGASLAILQRAAARRVPVSDVTRNLTRKLPALRASQGYVSVSAYGDDLAALEVQLVAKGLKDATRHETAVSGRAPIAALGDMAATAGLKSLRPTLAMARTYTGVVSQGDRSLRADRARRDSGVTGKGVRVGVLSDSYDCAPGAFDEGAPFTRAAQDIARGDLPRDVLLLKDLETAPSSDCSDEGRAMMQIIHDVAPGAPLAFYTAFVSQEDFAAGIRALAKAGSKVIVDDIIYYAEPMFEDGIIAQAVDDVYKKGVAYFSAAGNDARLSYESPFRLSAEEGLSGRRHDFATGRRKVDGLQSATASAFSATLLSLQWDQPSLSANGKRGAQSDIDVWFYDANGEPFEICTDDPEQLVCQIPGFDANVGVDAVETPIMVNFSELDITVQIGVELYEGPVPNYIKYVWFDLDAGVFTVDEYDTASGTVYGHANAAGAEAVGAAAWYQTQEWGSPLRPQCLPACLNSFSSAGGTPVFFGKNGRRLGVPEVRIKPGVTGPDGGNTSFFYFDMDFEVPGSTEPDGYPNFFGTSAAAPHVAAVAALILDQRARDIADRKRFIGPRNLDPDAIYWAIRLTADDLKLRNFGGDIGPQRVDNAGGFDFDTGFGFVDAQRALRATRGF; from the coding sequence ATGATCAGCAAGAAGTCAGCCATCGCGGCGTTGGCCGCAGTGGCCGTGTTGTTTTCAATGGGCGCCGTCGGCGCCACCCGTGAACAGGTCATTGCCGCGAAGAACGCCGCAAAGTCGGGCGACGGAGCGCGCCTCGGCGCGAGCCTGGCGATCCTGCAAAGGGCGGCTGCGCGCCGCGTTCCGGTCTCGGACGTCACCCGCAACCTCACTCGCAAACTACCCGCGCTGCGTGCGAGCCAGGGCTACGTATCCGTCAGTGCTTACGGCGACGACCTCGCCGCGCTCGAGGTGCAACTCGTGGCCAAGGGCCTGAAGGACGCGACGCGGCATGAAACGGCCGTGTCGGGCAGGGCCCCCATCGCGGCGCTGGGCGACATGGCTGCAACCGCCGGCCTCAAATCGCTGCGGCCCACCCTGGCGATGGCCCGCACCTACACCGGTGTCGTTTCGCAGGGCGACCGTTCGCTGCGCGCCGACCGCGCGCGGCGCGATTCCGGTGTCACCGGGAAGGGTGTGCGGGTCGGTGTGTTGTCCGACAGCTACGACTGCGCACCGGGCGCTTTCGACGAAGGCGCGCCGTTTACGCGCGCCGCGCAGGACATCGCCCGCGGCGATCTGCCGCGCGACGTGCTGCTGCTCAAGGATCTCGAAACCGCACCGAGCAGCGACTGTTCCGACGAAGGCCGCGCGATGATGCAGATCATCCACGACGTGGCGCCGGGCGCGCCGCTCGCATTTTACACGGCGTTCGTCAGCCAGGAAGATTTCGCCGCGGGCATTCGCGCGCTGGCGAAGGCGGGCTCGAAGGTGATCGTCGACGACATCATTTACTACGCCGAGCCCATGTTCGAGGACGGCATCATCGCGCAGGCGGTGGACGACGTTTACAAGAAAGGCGTCGCGTATTTCTCCGCCGCCGGCAACGACGCGCGCCTCTCGTACGAGTCACCCTTCCGCCTGTCCGCGGAAGAGGGCTTGTCGGGCCGGCGTCACGATTTCGCCACCGGACGCCGCAAGGTTGACGGCCTGCAGAGCGCCACCGCTTCCGCTTTCAGCGCCACGTTGCTCTCGTTGCAGTGGGACCAGCCATCGCTTTCCGCCAACGGCAAACGCGGCGCGCAGAGCGACATCGATGTGTGGTTCTACGATGCCAACGGCGAGCCGTTCGAGATCTGCACGGACGACCCGGAGCAGCTCGTCTGCCAGATCCCGGGCTTCGATGCCAACGTCGGCGTGGACGCGGTCGAGACACCGATCATGGTGAACTTCTCGGAACTGGACATCACCGTGCAGATCGGCGTGGAGCTGTACGAGGGTCCGGTGCCTAACTACATCAAGTACGTGTGGTTCGATCTCGACGCCGGCGTGTTCACGGTCGACGAATACGACACCGCCAGCGGCACCGTATATGGCCACGCCAACGCCGCGGGTGCCGAAGCGGTCGGTGCGGCCGCCTGGTACCAGACACAGGAGTGGGGCAGCCCGTTACGCCCGCAGTGTTTGCCGGCCTGCCTCAACTCATTCTCATCAGCTGGCGGCACGCCGGTGTTCTTCGGCAAGAACGGCCGCCGCCTGGGCGTGCCCGAGGTGCGCATAAAACCCGGAGTCACCGGGCCGGATGGCGGTAACACTTCTTTTTTCTATTTCGACATGGATTTCGAAGTGCCTGGTTCGACGGAGCCCGATGGTTATCCGAACTTCTTCGGAACTTCGGCCGCCGCGCCACACGTCGCGGCAGTCGCCGCGCTCATTCTGGATCAGCGGGCGCGCGACATCGCCGATCGCAAGCGCTTCATTGGGCCCCGAAATCTCGATCCGGACGCCATCTACTGGGCCATTCGCCTGACGGCGGATGATTTGAAGTTGCGTAATTTCGGGGGCGACATCGGGCCGCAACGGGTCGATAATGCCGGCGGATTCGATTTCGATACCGGATTCGGATTCGTGGACGCGCAGCGGGCGCTGCGCGCCACCCGCGGCTTCTAA
- a CDS encoding BamA/TamA family outer membrane protein, with translation MPTLQNNYCARLSALTLLALGMAQFAAPAWSGIEVELHGIDDEQGMRSNVLAYLSFERYKNSDDLSPEFVERLQERSEREVRAALRPFGFYEPTVKSEVKREGNGSEQNYRVTLTITRGVPVVVEKVDVSVAGPGANDERFTRITNDLPIHPGDRLNHADYEKIKGDLLRTALNFGYLDARMVRNEMRVDPQARIADIDIAFETGEPYRFGATTISQDVIDDALVRRFLRYHENEPFNAGELLRTQFALDDSQYFSTVEVLPEDRDSVTHIVPISINAEPNRRSRYSFGVGYGTDTEARGTAAWENRRVNHNGHRFRTEIKAAALEQSIDARYLVPIGDPATERFTMQLTGGHERIADFDTQSVNFTPSFTHLRGSWFGNQSWQRVTYVELLDTQSEDITSGDRDDQKLLIPGISFALVPKNYLGEALFSRAIFAELRGSHTSLGSDSDFLQIRLQAERVFDIDRVEKKWHLLLRGDLGATALSKTSALAPTQRFFAGGDRSVRGFGINDLSPVEQARDRDGTLLFNEDGTPKYTKVGGKHLFAGSVELVRDLPRNLAVAVFADAGNAFDNFGDPLMYSVGIGIRLRLPVVSVGIDIAQALTTPAGSTERPGPRLHLNFSPKL, from the coding sequence ATGCCGACGTTGCAGAACAACTATTGCGCGCGCCTTTCCGCACTCACGCTGCTCGCGTTGGGTATGGCGCAGTTTGCGGCGCCCGCCTGGTCCGGCATCGAAGTCGAATTGCACGGCATCGACGACGAACAGGGCATGCGCTCGAACGTGCTCGCCTATCTATCGTTCGAACGTTACAAGAACTCCGACGACCTGTCGCCCGAGTTCGTCGAACGCCTGCAGGAACGCAGCGAACGCGAAGTGCGCGCGGCGCTGCGCCCCTTCGGCTTCTACGAGCCGACCGTCAAGTCGGAAGTGAAGCGTGAGGGTAACGGCAGCGAGCAGAACTATCGCGTCACGTTGACCATCACTCGCGGCGTGCCGGTGGTGGTCGAAAAAGTCGATGTCAGCGTGGCCGGCCCGGGCGCGAACGACGAACGTTTCACCAGGATCACCAACGACCTGCCTATCCACCCGGGCGACCGCCTCAATCACGCCGACTACGAGAAGATCAAGGGCGACCTGCTGCGCACCGCGCTCAACTTCGGATACCTCGATGCGCGCATGGTGCGTAACGAGATGCGTGTCGATCCGCAGGCGCGTATCGCGGACATCGACATCGCCTTCGAAACGGGCGAACCGTACCGCTTCGGCGCGACCACGATCAGCCAGGACGTGATCGACGACGCGCTGGTGCGGCGCTTCCTGCGTTATCACGAGAACGAGCCGTTCAACGCTGGCGAACTGCTGCGCACCCAGTTCGCGCTCGACGACAGCCAGTATTTTTCCACGGTCGAAGTGTTGCCCGAAGATCGCGACTCCGTGACACACATCGTCCCCATCAGCATCAATGCGGAACCCAATCGCCGCAGCCGTTACTCGTTCGGCGTGGGTTATGGCACCGACACCGAAGCGCGCGGCACCGCCGCCTGGGAGAACCGGCGCGTCAATCACAATGGCCATCGTTTTCGCACGGAGATCAAGGCGGCGGCGCTCGAGCAATCGATCGATGCGCGGTATCTCGTGCCGATCGGCGATCCGGCCACCGAACGTTTCACCATGCAGCTCACGGGCGGGCACGAACGTATCGCCGACTTCGATACGCAGTCCGTCAATTTCACGCCGAGCTTCACACACCTGCGCGGCTCCTGGTTCGGCAATCAGAGCTGGCAGCGCGTGACCTATGTCGAGCTGCTCGATACACAATCCGAGGACATCACGTCGGGTGACCGGGACGACCAGAAACTGCTGATTCCCGGCATCAGCTTCGCACTCGTTCCCAAGAATTATCTCGGCGAGGCGTTGTTCAGCCGCGCGATCTTCGCCGAGCTGCGCGGTTCGCACACGTCGCTGGGATCGGACTCCGACTTCCTGCAGATCCGCCTGCAGGCGGAGCGCGTGTTCGACATCGACCGGGTCGAGAAGAAGTGGCACCTGCTGCTGCGCGGCGATCTCGGCGCAACCGCCTTGTCGAAAACCAGCGCGCTCGCGCCGACCCAACGCTTCTTCGCGGGCGGGGACCGCAGCGTGCGCGGCTTTGGCATCAACGATCTGTCGCCGGTGGAACAGGCCAGGGACCGGGACGGCACACTGCTGTTCAACGAGGACGGCACGCCGAAATATACGAAGGTCGGCGGCAAACACCTGTTCGCCGGTTCGGTGGAGCTGGTGCGCGATCTGCCGCGAAACCTCGCCGTCGCGGTATTCGCCGACGCCGGCAACGCGTTCGACAACTTCGGCGATCCGCTCATGTATTCGGTCGGCATCGGCATACGACTGCGCCTGCCGGTGGTTTCAGTGGGCATCGACATCGCGCAGGCGCTGACCACCCCGGCCGGCAGCACCGAACGGCCGGGGCCGCGCCTGCACCTGAACTTCTCGCCCAAGCTGTGA
- a CDS encoding ABC transporter ATP-binding protein — translation MYALSIRGLTKTYKNGVHALKGIDLDVEQGDFFALLGPNGAGKTTLIGILTSLVNKSAGSVSVFGHDLDRELEAAKACIGIVPQELNFNQFETPLTILTNQAGFYGIERRLARERAEKYLALLQLDDKRNKMARGLSGGMKRRLMIARALVHEPRLLILDEPTAGVDIEIRRSMWDFLREINARGTTIILTTHYLEEAETLCRNIAIINGGLIAERDRMSSLLRKLQAETFVLNLREAVSSVPLLAGYEFDLIDEHTLEVEVSKEQSLNEVFASLTAQGIGVLSMRNKVNRLEELFMKLVERKPGGVAAP, via the coding sequence ATGTATGCATTGTCGATTCGCGGCCTGACCAAGACCTACAAGAACGGCGTCCACGCGCTCAAGGGCATAGACCTCGATGTCGAGCAGGGCGATTTCTTCGCGCTGTTGGGGCCCAACGGCGCGGGCAAGACCACGCTGATCGGCATCCTCACCTCGCTCGTCAACAAGTCCGCGGGCAGTGTCAGCGTGTTCGGTCACGATCTCGATCGCGAGCTCGAGGCGGCGAAGGCCTGCATCGGCATCGTTCCGCAGGAACTGAATTTCAACCAGTTCGAAACCCCGCTGACCATCCTGACGAACCAGGCCGGCTTCTATGGCATCGAACGCCGGCTGGCGCGCGAGCGGGCGGAAAAATATCTGGCGCTTCTGCAGCTCGACGACAAGCGCAACAAGATGGCGCGCGGCTTGTCGGGTGGCATGAAGCGCCGCCTGATGATCGCGCGGGCGCTGGTGCACGAGCCGCGCCTGTTGATCCTCGACGAACCCACCGCCGGCGTGGACATCGAAATCCGGCGCTCGATGTGGGACTTTCTGCGCGAGATCAATGCCCGCGGCACTACGATCATCCTGACTACCCACTATCTGGAAGAAGCCGAAACCCTTTGCCGGAACATCGCCATCATCAATGGCGGATTGATCGCGGAGCGCGATCGCATGTCGAGCCTGCTGCGCAAATTGCAGGCGGAGACGTTCGTGCTCAACCTGCGTGAAGCCGTGAGCAGCGTGCCGCTGCTCGCCGGTTATGAATTCGATCTCATCGACGAGCACACGCTCGAGGTGGAGGTTTCCAAGGAACAGAGCCTCAACGAAGTGTTCGCGAGCCTGACTGCGCAGGGCATCGGCGTGCTTTCGATGCGCAACAAGGTCAACCGGCTCGAGGAGCTGTTCATGAAACTGGTCGAGCGCAAGCCCGGCGGCGTGGCAGCCCCATGA
- a CDS encoding ABC transporter permease: MSTDAAEAVPPADSPKADSPRALGAAQWTGLKTIVIREYGRIIRIWAQTIVPSAVTSALYFVIFGSLIGKRVGLMDGVPYMQYIAPGLIMMAVITNSYGNVVSSFFGAKFGKHVEEMLVAPLPNWIIVLGYVGGGLVRGLLVGAAVTIVSLIFTNLHVHHALVIVGAVVLTSVVFSLGGFLNAMFAKNFDQVNWIPTFVLTPLTYFGGVFYSITLLPEWAQHVSYANPILHMVNAFRYGFLGTSDVNVYAAFAIMLASAVVLFATAVFFMNRGTGMRE, translated from the coding sequence ATGAGTACCGACGCTGCCGAAGCGGTGCCGCCGGCGGATTCACCCAAGGCCGATTCTCCCAGGGCCCTGGGCGCCGCGCAGTGGACCGGCCTCAAGACCATCGTCATCCGTGAGTACGGCCGCATCATCCGCATCTGGGCCCAGACCATCGTGCCGTCCGCGGTCACCTCGGCGCTGTACTTCGTGATCTTCGGTAGTTTGATCGGCAAACGCGTCGGGCTCATGGATGGCGTGCCGTACATGCAGTACATCGCGCCCGGGCTCATCATGATGGCCGTCATCACCAATTCGTACGGCAACGTCGTGTCGTCGTTCTTCGGCGCGAAGTTCGGCAAACACGTCGAAGAGATGTTGGTGGCGCCGCTGCCCAACTGGATCATCGTGCTGGGGTATGTCGGCGGCGGGCTGGTCAGAGGCCTGCTGGTGGGCGCCGCCGTCACGATCGTGTCGCTGATCTTCACCAACCTGCACGTGCATCATGCGCTGGTGATCGTGGGCGCCGTCGTGCTGACGTCCGTCGTCTTCTCGCTGGGCGGCTTCCTCAACGCGATGTTCGCCAAGAATTTCGACCAGGTGAACTGGATCCCCACGTTCGTGCTGACTCCGCTCACGTATTTCGGCGGCGTGTTTTATTCCATCACGCTGTTGCCGGAGTGGGCGCAGCACGTGTCGTACGCGAACCCCATCCTGCACATGGTGAACGCATTCCGCTACGGCTTCCTCGGTACCAGCGACGTGAATGTCTACGCCGCGTTCGCGATCATGCTGGCGTCGGCCGTCGTGTTGTTTGCCACCGCGGTGTTCTTCATGAACCGCGGCACCGGCATGCGCGAGTAG
- a CDS encoding energy transducer TonB: MFSTVRAVVSLVSLLVPLAALGQTGPADPQVIAAASTAKVNVGSRKLAGQMLANVRVGEDGRVRAVEVTENTADAGLEPQLTKVLQSARFRPAIDAAGKPVEASIAMKVELRSSTGDEPKPVAAKPDPQLTDKEKARIGKMRCADFVWEWDLIREEAASAAASEFMPRIATTMYAAARTEAGDYVDVKVWKVALKALKESAERCGENPQAPFWEGVFKPVMDEAVPK; this comes from the coding sequence ATGTTTTCGACTGTCCGTGCAGTGGTATCTCTCGTCTCGCTTCTGGTTCCCCTCGCGGCCCTGGGCCAGACCGGTCCCGCCGATCCGCAGGTCATTGCCGCGGCTTCCACCGCGAAGGTCAATGTAGGCAGCCGGAAACTCGCCGGCCAGATGCTGGCCAATGTGCGCGTCGGTGAAGACGGCCGGGTGCGTGCGGTGGAAGTCACGGAGAACACCGCCGATGCCGGGCTCGAACCGCAGCTCACGAAGGTTCTGCAGAGCGCGCGTTTCAGGCCCGCGATCGACGCCGCCGGCAAACCTGTCGAAGCCAGTATCGCCATGAAAGTCGAGTTGCGGTCCTCCACCGGCGACGAGCCCAAACCGGTGGCCGCGAAGCCGGATCCCCAGCTCACCGACAAGGAGAAGGCGCGCATCGGGAAAATGCGCTGCGCCGATTTCGTCTGGGAGTGGGATCTGATCCGCGAGGAAGCCGCCTCCGCGGCCGCCTCCGAATTCATGCCGCGCATCGCCACGACGATGTACGCCGCCGCACGTACCGAAGCGGGCGACTACGTCGATGTGAAAGTCTGGAAGGTGGCGCTCAAGGCGCTGAAGGAATCCGCGGAGCGCTGCGGCGAGAATCCGCAGGCGCCGTTCTGGGAGGGCGTCTTCAAGCCCGTCATGGACGAAGCCGTTCCGAAGTGA
- a CDS encoding NRDE family protein, producing the protein MCLLVLAWRTHPRHRLVVAANRDEFHERPAAPLAAWEEPAGVVGGRDLQANGAWFAVDTRRRCGIVTNFREFGRRRRSAPSRGGLIPAFLARDEAPGAYLQSLETDAPGYAGFNLLLADRESLWYASNRADQFARELPPGVYGLSNEFLDTPWPKLVRVRARFTALLEADATAAHPALADSLFALLADRETAPPDALPAGDLSPEWARKLSAPFVLDETYGTRCSTVLTISTDDTLRIAERRFDARGMSSGETEHVLNATSRG; encoded by the coding sequence ATGTGTTTGTTAGTCCTCGCGTGGCGAACACACCCGCGCCATCGGCTCGTGGTTGCGGCGAACCGCGACGAGTTCCACGAGCGGCCGGCCGCGCCGCTCGCCGCCTGGGAGGAGCCCGCGGGCGTCGTGGGTGGGCGCGACCTGCAGGCGAATGGCGCATGGTTCGCCGTGGATACGCGCCGCCGCTGCGGAATCGTCACGAACTTCCGCGAGTTCGGCCGCCGCCGCCGCAGCGCCCCGTCGCGCGGCGGGCTCATTCCCGCCTTCCTCGCGCGGGACGAGGCGCCGGGCGCGTACCTCCAGTCGCTCGAAACCGATGCGCCGGGATATGCGGGGTTCAACCTGCTGCTCGCGGACCGGGAATCGCTCTGGTACGCCTCCAACCGCGCCGACCAGTTCGCGCGCGAGCTGCCGCCCGGCGTTTACGGCTTGTCCAACGAATTTCTCGACACCCCGTGGCCCAAGCTGGTTCGCGTGCGCGCACGGTTCACGGCGCTGCTCGAGGCCGATGCCACGGCGGCCCACCCCGCCTTGGCCGACAGCTTGTTTGCCCTGCTCGCGGACCGCGAGACAGCGCCTCCCGACGCATTGCCGGCCGGCGATTTGTCCCCCGAATGGGCCCGGAAACTCTCCGCGCCTTTCGTGCTGGACGAGACTTATGGCACGCGTTGTTCGACGGTGCTGACGATCTCGACGGACGATACGCTGCGAATCGCCGAGCGCCGGTTCGACGCGCGCGGCATGTCGAGCGGTGAAACTGAACACGTCCTGAACGCCACGTCGCGGGGTTGA
- the nudC gene encoding NAD(+) diphosphatase, with amino-acid sequence MSIRPTLFSVPFLERRAELRDDPAWLAAARGDPATRYLIAAGSTQLVAPGEPVEIAFLPGDHPLVLAARAEDLTLLGWFRGERTVLIELPAAVADAQLPPHTELRELRPLTPVLLPESASLLAYARALSLWKARHRFCGVCGAPNVPARAGHVMRCSREGCASETFPRLDPAIIVLVSDAGGERALLGRQASWPAGRYSTIAGFVEPGESLEDAVVREVEEETGVHVTDVRYESSQPWPFPSSLMLGFRAVARTHEITLRDGELEDARWFTRADLAAGHPALPPAGSISARLIDGWYNAAAGPTLDG; translated from the coding sequence GTGAGCATTCGCCCGACCCTTTTTTCCGTCCCGTTCCTCGAGCGCCGCGCCGAGCTGCGCGACGATCCGGCGTGGCTCGCCGCGGCGCGCGGCGATCCGGCCACGCGTTACCTGATCGCCGCGGGTTCGACGCAGCTGGTCGCGCCGGGCGAACCGGTCGAGATTGCTTTCCTGCCCGGCGATCATCCGCTGGTGCTCGCGGCGCGCGCGGAAGACCTGACCTTGTTGGGTTGGTTCCGTGGTGAGCGTACCGTGTTGATCGAACTACCCGCCGCGGTGGCCGACGCGCAGCTGCCGCCCCACACCGAGTTGCGCGAGTTGCGACCGCTCACGCCGGTGCTGCTGCCCGAATCGGCCTCGCTGCTGGCGTACGCGCGTGCCCTGTCGCTGTGGAAGGCACGCCACCGCTTCTGCGGCGTGTGCGGCGCGCCGAACGTCCCGGCGCGCGCCGGTCACGTGATGCGTTGCAGCCGCGAGGGCTGCGCCAGCGAGACCTTTCCACGGCTCGATCCGGCCATCATCGTGCTGGTCAGCGATGCAGGCGGCGAACGCGCCTTGTTAGGTCGGCAGGCTTCGTGGCCGGCGGGCCGTTATTCCACCATCGCCGGTTTCGTGGAGCCCGGTGAAAGCCTCGAGGACGCCGTGGTGCGCGAGGTCGAAGAGGAAACCGGCGTCCACGTGACGGACGTGCGTTACGAGTCCTCACAACCTTGGCCGTTCCCCTCTTCGCTGATGCTGGGATTTCGCGCCGTTGCGCGCACGCACGAGATCACGCTGCGCGACGGCGAACTCGAGGATGCGCGCTGGTTCACACGCGCCGACCTGGCCGCAGGTCATCCGGCTTTGCCGCCGGCGGGCTCGATCTCGGCGCGGCTCATAGACGGCTGGTACAACGCGGCCGCCGGCCCGACGCTCGACGGTTAG